The DNA sequence ATTCAGAATCACCAAATCGCAGGCGGCGTCGGTCAAATGATGACGGGTTTGCGCCAATTGGCTGACGTCAAAAACCCGTTGCTGAATATGACGCCCCGGTTGATTGAGCGCTGTCAGTGCCTGAGCGTTGCGGCCACACGCCAGCACCTCCCAGCCGTCATCGGCGTAATCGCAGGCCAGTTGTTTACCGATACCGGAGCTGGCGCCGGTAATGAGGACGCGCTTCATGGTGTCAGCCTCGTTTTTAGCATGCGGATCGCCGGGCCGATGATAGGCAACTGTTCATACAGCAGGGCACCCATATCGTAGAAGTCTTGCTGCCAGCGTATGCGCGCATGGTCATATTCCAGCCATGAGCAGCCTTCCAGAGTCAACGCCGCACCGCGCCGCAGGCGAGGGTGTGCATAGTCCATACGCCACAACAGGGTGGCTCGCTGCCCCTCGCTGAGAACACGGTGTACATCAAAGCGGCAATAGGCAGTGTTCGCCAGTAAACCATTGAAGTAATTGCACAACTGCATCAGGCCGTGGTGTTGGCCGAGCGGGTCTTGTAACACCACATCCTGATGATAGAACGCCGCCAGTTGTACCGGCGTGCAGATATCAAGCTGGCGATAGAATTGGATAATCGCTTGCAACTCCGGGGACGTGGTCATGCCACCTCCTGTTGGCTCAGAATAACGAGCTCGATGCGGTGGTTAGCGGCCAGCCATTGCTGATGCTGGTGATGTTGCTCGGCGGTCAGGGGTTGGGCGTTAACCAACAGCCAACTGCAACCGGGCATCAATTCTGGCCGTGGATAGGTTAACGATTGGGGAACCACGCTACAGCGCTGTGATGAGGGGGTGCGACGTAATGCTTCCAGCCAGACTTCGGTGGTGTCCTGAAGTTGCCAGCCTGCGACAATGACATCTGTTCCGGCGCGTTTACGCGCCCCTTCCAGACAAAACGCACAATAGCTGATAATGACGCTATCAAGCAGGTGATGCAGCGTTTGAATGGTCTCCTGGGGGCTGGCAAGACGTGCGCGCAGGGGGCGCAGTACCTTCTCTACCAGATAATCACTGGGATACTCGCGCCCGGTTTCATACAGCAGGCTGCGTAAGCGGGACAGCTCTCCTGACTGTAACGGCGTGAGGAGCGCATCCTGTAAATCCGTATTGCCTTGCCCCGTACTCACGGATTGGCCTTCCAGCAGGCGTTTTATCTGGCCTATCGGCACGCCTTTTTGAATCCACGAGAGAATGATGCCGACTTCTATCAAGTCAGCGTCGTCGTAAACGCGATGGCCGCCCTCGGTACGTTTCGGGCTAAGTAGCCCATAGCGCCGCTGCCAGGCCCGTAATGTCACGGCATTCACGCCACAGCGGGCCGAAAATTCACTGATACTGTAAGTGGTCATACGTTGTCGTACCCCGAATTCCCTCACCGTTTAAACCTTAGTCAATCGCACAAACTTATACAAACTTTTATTTTTGTACAAATTAATTCGCCGAAAAACAGACGTCGCATGCCGTGCCCGCGCTGCCGACGATAGCCGCTATGCGCCTTTAAATTCATACAGTTGGCGTTTTCCTGCAATTCAGTGAATTTAGGGTATAGTGTTAAGAGGGGATGGAATAACATCAGAATAATGCGTGGTTAAGGAGAGAAAAAAATGATTAACAGCATGATGAAAAGGGGACTGTGTGGCTTGCTGCTGGCCATGCCGCTGGCAAGCCAGGCTGACCCGAACCCGGATTTAATTGCCGGTTATACCTCTCAACAACTGGCGGATGCGCTGCCATCGGTGGTGGATGGCTTAAAACGTCGGGGCGTCGAAGCCGATGCTAAAGCGCATTCGGTTCAGGCTGAATATGTCGATACGGCTACCCGGCGCAAAGCGCTGGTCACGATTTATACATTGCCGTCACCAGCGGATAAAGTGCAGGCTGCGATGGGAGATAGCGATTTAGATGCGGTGATAGCCAGCTCGGAAAAAGAGATGTTACGCCAGCGCATACGGCCTGAGAAAAAAGAGCTGGTTGCGGAAGGCGCGCCGAAGTTTCGCTGCTTGCTCACCTTGCTAAACGATCAGGTTGTGCATTCGTTGTGCGCGGCGATAGTGAAGGGGCGGGTGGTGGAAATTCAGCCGGTAACGTTGGTGGATAACAAGCAATTCGCGCCCGCCCAACAGCATCAGGCTGACATGGTACTGGCTATCGGTAAAAGTTTGCTGTCAGCCAAATAACGGCTTTTGCTCCTCAATCGGCCTTTCAATCAGCCTCTCAATGGGCCTTTCAGTTCGCCTTTCAATTCGCTTCTCAAGGAAAGCCCGGCATCACTCGCCGGGTTTTTTTGTGCTCAATCTGAATAAATAAAATCACTTATGATCAATATAAAGCATAATTTGGTTTAATTTGTGATTAATATCACTATTTTTTGCTAAAAAAAACGCACTTTAATCCGATAAGCCAACAGGTGTGTTTACCTTTGTTGCCGTTTGTTCACTGTTGGAGATGCAAGGATGAGTGCGTTTGTAAATTATGTGAGAAATCTCAAGATAGCTCACAAACTGTATGGTGGATTTGGCGTTGTCCTGCTGCTGGTGATGCTGGCGTCAGCATTGAGTTCGGTTCGTTTTTTTACCATTCGCGATCTGTACATCAAAAGCGCCATCATGAATGAAATGGGTGATTTCATCGATCTCACCCGTATTGCGCGGATCAAGTTCACCTACACGCTGAATAATGACAATTTAGCGAACCTAAACAAGTACCTTGAACAGGCACGCCAGCTTAATGAAAAAGCCAGAGCATTGCGGTGGGAGGGGGATTATCAGCAACAGCTCAACGCAGTAGCGCAGGATTTTAGCGACTATACCCGTCAACTGGAGCGTATTAAAGCCAGTGCGCAGGCGGTTGCGCAGGCGCGTGAGCAAACGGCGTCAGACCCGTTGGCCGGGGTGGACGCGGCATTTTATGCCACGGTTAGCGATCCGGCGCTATTACGTCACTATCATCAAACCAGCGTGCGTTACTGGCAACTGGTGGATTACGCCCATCAGCTACAAAAAGACAACAGCGAGGCGTCTTTTAAGGCGATGCAGGGCGCTTATACTGCGGCAAAAAAAGCATTTGATGAGTTAAACGCCCAATTGCCACCGCAAGAACGTGAGCGTGTTCGTGAGCTTGGCTATCACATTGAGCGTTATAACCAGATCAGTGTGAAATACAACGAGAGTGTCACGCAGTTAAAAGAGGCGGATACCGCGTTGAGAACCACCGGCGATAAGCTGATTAATGACATAACTATGATGCTCAATACGCTTTCTTCGCGTAATAACGAGGTCATCAATAATGCCGTGCTATATACCACGCTATTTGGTCTGGCGGCGATGGTACTTGGGGTGCTGATAGCCTGGTCGGTGACGCGCCAGATAACCCGGCCATTGATGGCCAACCTGAAGCTTGCCGAGCAGATAGCCGCAGGCGATTTAACCACAACCGTGGTGGTTGCTCGCCATGATGAGCTGGGGAAACTGACACACGCGATGATGGTGATGACAGACCGATTGCGTCAGTTAATTGCCGATATTCGTCACAGTGTTGACAGTGTCGCCAGCGCTGCGTCGCAAATCGCTGCCGGTAATCACGACCTGTCCTCACGTACCGAACAACAATCCTCAGCGATAGTCGAAACGGCTGCCAGTATGGAGCAATTAACGGCAACGGTGAAAAACAATGCGGATAATGCGCGGCATGCCAGCCAGATTGCTGAACAGGCATCCGACAATGCCGATCGCGGCGGTGCGATTATCCATGATGTGATTCAGACCATGGCAGACATTTCCGGTAGTTCGAAGCGAATTTCCGATATCACCACCGTCATAAACGGCATCGCTTTCCAGACCAATATCCTGGCGCTAAACGCCGCCGTTGAAGCCGCGCGGGCAGGCGAGCAGGGACGTGGCTTTGCCGTTGTCGCTGGCGAAGTGCGCAATTTGGCGCAACGCAGCGCTCAGGCCGCCAAAGAGATAGAAAGTTTGATTTCAGAGTCCGTTACCCGGGTCAATACCGGGACGGTGTTGGTGTCTGATGCCGGTCACGCGATGGATGAACTGATGGCGTCAGTGAAGCGGGTACACGATATTATGGGGGAAATTACCTCTGCATCGGATGAGCAGAGCCGGGGAATCACCCAGATTGGCGCAGCGGTTGCGGAAATGGATACCACCACGCAACAAAATGCGGCGATGGTGCAACAATCATCGGCGGCGGCTAATGCGCTGGAAGAGGAAGCGGCGAAACTCTCTGAGCGGGTGGCGGTATTCCGTGTCTCTCCGCAAGAGGCCAGCGGCGTTGTCAGCGCCCGTGCGCCGCATCGCGTGGCCTCAGCCACCCGCACCGCCTCACTACCGGCCTCGACGGCGTCCGGTTTGCAAGATAAAGATAACTGGTCATCATTTTGACCCGTGCATTATGTTGACCCGTGCAGTGTTGCCGGACTGACGTGCGTGCAGGCGTCCAGGGCCGAACACACAGCGAAGGTAGCACGCTGAAAGCAAAGTGGTAAAAGTAATACGGTAAGAATTACACGGTAAGCGTTACACAGTAAAAGTAACGCGGTAAAAATAACACCGGCGGCATTCGCCGCCGGTGTATTTCCCCCCACGTGTCCGCTATCTGAACAGGCGAAGTATCCCGTCTAGCAGCAGCGAAGGCAGCGTGAAATCGGGGTCGGCAAACGTGACGCCCTGTGCGCCCAGGTGGGAAAACAGCGGCAGCGTCAAGGCGGGTAGCACGCATAACAGCAGGCCGTTCACGCTACTGGCAAGAATAGCGCCACGGACGCCACCGGTCGCATTACCGAAAATGGCTGCCGCGCCACCGGTAATAAAGCTTGCCATGATACCCGGTACGATAATAGGCAGGCCGACCAGTGGAAACAGTAAGATACATACCAGTTCGACGCTAAAGCTCACCAGAAAACCAATCAGGGTTGCGTTGGGGGCTTTGGTAAACAGCACCATCACATCCACGGCGGGGACAGCGCCGGGGGCGAATACATTAGCAAACCCCTTAAAGGCTGGCACGATTTCGGCAGTGAACAAATTGACGCCCGCCTTGGCCAGATAGAGCCCGCAGGCAAACGTGGCCGCCTGTTCAAGAATAAAAATAACCGCGTTTTTATCTGCCGCGCCTGCACCATACACCATCGTCATTGCTTCATGAATTTGCGGGCGGGTGGCAAACAGGCAAGAGAGCAGCAGTAACACCAGCATGGTCAACAACGTCGCGACGTTTGGCTCACGCAGAAAATCCACCCGCTGGCTCAATGCCAACTGTTCAGTGTCGCGGGTTTTATTGCCGAACCATTTTCCGAGATATGACCCCAATACGTACGATGAAATGGCCGCGTGAGAAATCGCATATTCATTGGAACCGATTATGCGGCGGCTAAAGTGACTCAGAATATACGGCGATGCCGCCATATATAAACCAATCAGTAATGACGAGAGGGCCACCATAGTGGTGTGCGTGAGATGAAACGGCATGAGCACCGCTGTGAACGCGAAGGCCATAAACAGCACCAGATGCAGCGACAGGTAGATATATTTTAGGCGTGTGAAGCGGGCCAGCAGAATATTAACCAGCATGGCGAACAGCAAAATAAGCGCGGCGGTCGCGCCAACTTTGTCCAGCGTTGCCGCCATAATCGCCTCGTTACTGGGAACAACGCCCGCAATGTGAAAGGCATGAGAAAACAGTGAACTGAAGGCGGTGAGCACTTTCATCAAAATACTGCCGCCGACTTTTATCATGGTAAAGCCAATAAAAGATAAAAAAGTCCCGGTTATCAGGCGGGAGAGCGGCGCGCGTTGAAACAGTAAACCGAGGAACGCCACAATGGCGATGATGACAGCGGGCGTTTTGACCAGGCTGAGTAAAATGTCCATATTTTCAATCCATTATATGATGTCGTATCAATCAGAATCCCTTCTCCGGTGTCGCTATCATGACGACGTCACCGAATCCGGGGGATTTTTACATTTTCTAACATTTCGTTCCAGTTAAGTTTGCGGCGCTGGAGGTGGGCAATAAAAACGATGCACATAAAAATGATGAATACGGGAAAGCCAGTTTAAGGGCGGCAGAAATGCAAATGCGCCGACCGGCATTGCCTGCGTCAGCGCGTTTTTTATGTCGTGGTGAAGTGGGAATTAGCTACGCAGCGAGTCAGGAAAATTTGCCGGTAATTCACTGGCCGGGCAGTTGATGACGGTATCATCGTTTTCACCGCAATCACGTACCAGGGTGATGGTGGCGAATTCGTCGATCACTTCGGTTGGATAGGCCGGGCCTGCGGCACGGTAGGACTCCATCAACGGAATATGATCATTCTGGAAGCAGACCGTTTTTTCCGGGTTATTGATAACCCAACGTGGGAAAAAGATCGTGCCGTGGAAAATATTATCGGCCAGGTTGATTATCAGGCTGACATCGGTGCCGGTCGGCTCAGTCCATGACATTTTATACACGTCGCGTGCCACACGGGCGATGAAGACGCGCTGATCTTTCACCCAGCGATTGCCGACAATACCGCTATGAATGCGGTAATCCAGCGTATGGTCATTCTTGACATACAGCTCATAATTCCAGCCGTTATCGTAGGTGTAGACCAAGTGTTTGCCGACAAATCCGCTGAGATCCTGCTTATCGAAACTGTTCATATTTTCTCCTTGTGTGCTATGGATACAGTATAAAGAGAGATTAAATTGATGAATAACGCAGTTTTTGGCATAAATTAATTCAAAAATTAAATCAATATTCAAAGGTAGCGCCGGGAAATGAAGACCACACTGGAACAATGGATACTGCTGCAAGCGGTGGTGGAGCTCGGCGGGTTTGCCGCCGCTGCGCAAGCATTTAATCGCAGCCAATCATCGGTCAGTTATCAGCTGGCGCTGATGCAAGAGCGATTGGGGGTGTCATTGCTGGAGCCTGCTGGACGCAAGGCGGTATTAACCGCCGCAGGGCAACAGTTACTGACGCAGGCCGCGCCGTTACTGATCGCATTTCAGGCGCTGGAAATGCGGGCGGAAGGGTTAACGCGCGGAGAACGGGCCAGAATTGATTTAATTGTTGACAGTGTGTTTCCTAAATCGGCGCTGTTTGCGGCGTTGCGCGAGTTCCAACAACATTATCCTCATACCCAGGTACACCTGAGCGAGGTACTGCGCAGTGAAAGTCAGGCGCAGCGTTTGGACAGACAGGCGGATATCTGGCTGCTGTCGCACCCGTGGGATGGGTTAAATCAGGGACGTCTGCTAATGGAAATGGCATTTGTCGCGGTCGCCAGGGCCGATCATCCATTGCACCAGCTCGCGTCACCGTTGTCGTATCAGGCGTTAAAACGCTATCCGCTGATAGAAATTTTGGATAGACAACAGCAAAACGACAGCCAGCGGAAACCTGTCAGCGCCGAGAACTGGACTTTCACAACGGTTGAAGCGGCGATTGAGGCGGTGATGCACGGTGTTGGGTATGGTTGGTTGCCAGAGCCGCGCATCGCATCATGGCTTGCCAGCGGTGAGCTCAGGCCGCTGGCGTTGGCGCAGGGGGGAAGGCGTTTTACGCCGCTCTATCTGGTGGTAGAGGAAGAAAACCAGCCGGGTGATGCCGCCGTTGTCATGCTGGCGAATTTATTGATACAGGCGGCGTCTCCCGGTGCGCCACGGGCCATAGCACCAGAGACGATTCCATCAGAGGCAACGCTATCAGAAACAATCTCATCAGAAGCAATCGCATCAGAGACACTTAAAAAATAAACGACCTCGAGGGCGTAAAATGCATAAAACTACACCGCCAGATGGCGGTGTAGTTCTTGGGGGACGTCGTTATTTGTTGATAAACGAACGTGGTTTTGGCGGGGTAGCGGCTAGCGCTGCCTGAATCTTCATCGGGTTAAAGTAGTTACGCATCAGGCGGATGCGGTGATCTTCGGTAAATTCATACCGAATAGCCCAGTCATAACTGTAAGGCACGCGCGTTGAACGGGTTATCCCTTGCTGGCTGCCGTAAGCCATCGCCTGGTTGTCGCTGAAGAACACCTTCTCGACGACCTCACTGCTGAATTCAACGGTTTGGCTCATCAGCGACCAGAAACGGGTGAATCCTTCATGACCGTAAAAGACGCCGGTATAAGGCACATCAACCGGGCCGGTCATGTCCCATACCAGTTGTTCACTAAGACAAGCCAGCGCCATTTGCAGATCGCCTGCGGCGTAAGCCTGAGCCAGTTTTTCAAGCGTGGACTGGTTATTGGCAAACGTCACCGCCTGACTTTTGGCCTGAAAACGTGGCGGCGGCGGCGGTGTATATTCAAAGGTCGGGGCGGCGTGATAAGCGCTGTCGCCTGGGAACGGATGGTTGACAATCGCCCGGAAATCTTCACGTAATGCGCCCATGGCCATAATCGCTGGCGTCAGTTTTAACGGCCGGCCCCGCAGCGCTAACTCCAGGTTTTCCAACACCTCACAGTAGCGACGGTTAAAGCGTGTGATGGCTTTGCGCAGCTCGCCTTCGGGGTAGTCGGTGATTTTTGCCGCACTGTGAGTGCGTACGGCTTTATCCCATTCGATCGTCAGCGGATCGCCTGTCGGCCCACTGGCGATGGTATCGCCATGGGTATACATCCGCTCACAGTAAATTTCATTGAACCGATAGTAATGTGGCACATCGTTCTCATCGCCTTGCCAGATATTATGCGGCGAGCCTTCACCCTGATCGCAAATTTGGCGCAGTGCTTTTACCGCACTGTCCAGATCGGTTATCGGGTGCAATTCGCCATACGAGCCATGGCAGAACTGTTCGGTAACGATTTGGCGGGTTGGGTCGCCACAGAATACGGCCTTCTCGCCAAAGGATTCCACCGCTGCGCGCAAGCGCGATTCAATGTAGATATAGTATTCGCCAATCGACATATCGCTGCAGACGTGGCTGGCAACCACTTCCGGGCGAACATATTTAGGATGTTCGATTTGCATAGCCTGATGAATGGCATGCTGAGAGAAGGGGTGCAGCTGTATCTCAAGATCTTCGATACCAAAGGGTAATGCGGATGGGTAGTCGGGCAAAAACGCCGGGCTACTGATATCCGGCGTCCCGCCCACGGCATTGAGCAAATTACCTGCCAGCACAAAATGCAGCATTTCCTCAACCACGACCGAGTGAATCACTTCAGGCACGCGCGGGTCGATATCATCATTAACGGTGTAGAGCATGGTCAGGTAAGGGGGAATAACCGCATGTTCCAGCACCATTGCCTTTTGCAATAAGTCACGAATGTCATCCAGTTCATGCGCCAGATCTTTATGGCTGGTTAATTTGACATAACCATGTTCCCTGAACGTCTTTTCCAGGTCTTGCTGTATATTTTGTTGATTTAAGTTCATGGTGTTATTCCGTCTTGGTCAGTTGCAGCAGCGACGAAGCCTGTAATCAGTCTTATACATTTATTCCTAGCATGAATCTTGAATATCATCATCTTTTGTAGCGTTTTTTTCGTATTTAACGTGTACTGGCACACATTCTGTCCAGTTTAACAACAATCGCTTGCTCTCGATGGGTGACAACGGGCACCGCTATTTGGGCTCGCAATTGGCTCGCGCCTGTCGATGTCGGCAGTGCCGTCCTCCCTCACAAACTGAATAGCAATGCTTATGAATTAAGATATTTATGCATCAAATGCGCCTGACCTTTTTAGCGTAGACAATATCGTGTTAAACCGGGCGAAATCTCAGTAAAAAACCTGACAATAACAGCGAGAGGCGTCAGGGCTAACCCAAAGAAAGGCTATTCCAAAGAAAAAATATTCCAAAGAAAAACTATTCAAAAAAAACCATTCCAAAGAAAAGCTACGGCACTTAAAGAAAAACCCGTGTGCTTAAAGGAAAACTATTGCGCTTAAAAAACTATGGCGTTTAAAAAAACTATGGCGTGGGCATTCGGTTTTTGCAAGGTTGTTGAGATATGGCATTCGGGGCGACATGTCCGGGGTGACATGGCTGGATTGGATTGGAGCGGATTGTTGGCTGGCGGGAAACACCGCCGCGTCGCTTAGTGGCACGCTGGCGGTGTGGCGGCGTTCGTCGCCGCTGTCAATGTTCCGGTTTAATGAGTGACAGTATCGAGCCCAGTCGCTCGCGCTGCTTGGGTTTGATATCACGCCCGGCGGCATAGCCTGCGTTTTGGATAATCATCTCATTGAGCCCAATCAGCCAGTCGTAGATATAGTACGCGGTATTGTTCACCGGCGTGGCCGACAGTTTGGTGAGCCTGCGCGACGTACCGAAGTTGGCGACTTGCTTTTCAGGTTTAGCGAAGATTTTCTGGCCTTTATTCACGCGGCTGTCAGGCCGCAGGCTTTCAGTCATTTGTTGAAAGCCGAGCCAGGCGACAAAATCGCCCAAGACATTCAGTGCGCGGGAAACCTGACGGTCAGCTTTGCTTTCCCGGTTCAGCCCCAATTGCCCTGAATCCACCAGCATGGTTTGCAAATCATCTTCAATTCTCAACCGAATACTGGCTGTAATCAGCTCTTCGGCCAGCATTTCAATGGTGGGGCGGTTGATACCGAGCAGCTCTATCACGGCAACATTATCCGGCAAATTACGCAGATGATTCACCCAATAGTGATAGACGCGTCGTGCGAACTCCGATTCGTAGCTGTGGTTTTCCGCCACCTCTTCGTCATCGGGCATGGCGATGGTTAATGAGGGGTCTTCCGGGAGGTCGTCGTTATCGGTACTAAAGAGGTCGATATCAAGCCCAACGCCAAACGGCTCATAGCTGGCCAGCGGCGCGGCGCTATCCTGCGTGTCAGTGTAGGGGGCGAACGCGCGGGGCGGTTGCACCTGCTGTTGCAGATACAAATGGCGCAGCTCATCACGCGAAGGCAGCAAGCGCTCCAGCAACTCGCCGTGTACACCGGTGCGGGTTTGCAAGGCTTTGAGCATGGATTCAGCAATTCGCTGTTTACGCGCCGGGTCATCGGCACCGGCGGGTTGATACCAGCAGCCCAACAAATTATCCGCCAGTTCACGCTGTAATTCGCTGAGTTGCTCGCTGATGCGGCCAAGCTTCACCTCTCGACGGACTTCGGCTTCCAGCCAGGTCGCCATACGGTTGATGCCCCGTTTATCCATCGCCAGCATGGTTCCCCACGCATCGCCAGGTGTGCCCACATAACGTTGAACCGCTTCATCATGGTTCTGCCCATGGGTAAAGCGGCGGTCATGACGCGTGACGGCCCAGATAAGCCCCGGTTTTCTGCGGCTGCGGATCTGCGGGTTTTCGCCCTGAACATGGCGCACCCAATGATCCAGTGCGCGACCAACGTGACGCACATCAATCTTACTGGCGGCGGCGGTACACACCATCAGCAGGTTCATTTCCTGATTATCAGTATAACGCTCCAGCAAATAGGCGCGTTTGGCGCGCAGCAAAGCGCGCGATAATGGATGGGGTTTGATGCGCAACAGTCGCTCAGGGTTGTCGTCCTCAACAGCCGCAGCGGTGTCCTCATGCAGGGTGAAACCGGGGAAATCCAGTACGTCTGCCTGCTCAAATAGCGCTTCTTTCGGTGCGGACAGTAGCGGTATCTGGATTTCTGCTACCAGCATAATCATTTCCGCCATCGACAGCTCAACGCCTTTCGCCGCGCGTCCATTGATCATCGGGCGAACCTGGGTACTTAAATCTGATGCGCTATTGAGTCTGTCAAACAGTTGCGTATTAAACAGGCCGCCGTCAGGCAAGAGTGCATCATCGACCAGCAGGCTGATTGGCGCGAGCACTTTGCGCGCCCCGGAAAGTTGGGCCAGCGTGTGTGCAAAATGGCGGTAGAGCGCCGTGTAGTCAGAACGCTCCCCCCATAAGAGCGCAAACAGGCTGGCGCGGTCATCGAGACTCAAATGCGGTGCCAGTTCAACGGCCAACGGCCAGAACTTGCGCTCCAGCGGTTTTTGACGCCGACCATCATGGCGAGCCAGATAGTCCCACAGCGCCACGACATCATCGCTGTCTAAACCGGGTACCGATTCTTGCTGGCGGTGCAAAGAGAGCGTTTTAAGGTGATCGGTGATGTGTTGTTCATCAAGCTCTGGCGCGCCGGTGGTCGCGTGCGTATTGGCGCTGGTATCAAGGATAAACGCGTAGGCCAGAATACGTGCGATATCGGCCTCGTTTAGCAGTTGCAGTTGCACCGGATTGGGGGTGTTTTTCCCTTCGGTCTGCCGGGTAAAGCGCGTGACAAACGCGGGCGGCTGATTATCTGGATTGAGGTTTTTTTGGTAGTCAAGCGTGACCCCGCCGACGGAGGTTTCGATACGGCCATTTTCTCCCGCCGCCAGCGACGTCAGCAGATAGGTTTTACCACTCTGGGCCAGCCCGAACATCCCGATGGCTATCTCTTTGAGCGCGGCGTCAGACAAACCGCGAGCCTTGTTGCGGCAGCGGCGTAGTTTAATGATTAACCTGTCTGCTTCCATTTCAAGGCGAGGCACGTTACGTCGCGTTTCTTCAACCCAGCCGATCGCTTGGTCGATACCCTGAGCGACCGACAACACTTGACGGCTGAGGCGACCCGATAACTGTTTGGGCGTTAATGGTTTCATTTCTTAAAGACGCTCCCGCTATCGATCCAGTAATGGGCGATACCTGATACCGTGCTGGACAGAGTATTGAGTTTTAGGCGCAACTGATGTGGCGAAAGGGTATGCCCTGAACCTAACACGGCCTCGGCGATTTCAAACCGCTCCGGCGTTACGTTGTCACCACAAAAGTACGTATCGCCCGGAACGACATTAAGGCGTACGCGCAACACGCTATCCCCTGCCACTTTGCGAGCCAGTTCTGGGTCAACGATCGAGAGCGAATAGAGCGGTGAGGCCGGCCAGCGTTCGTTATCCAGTTGACGAAAGCCCAGACACAGCGAACCACGGACTTCAAAGCCCGGCTGGGCGTTAAGGGTGAAGTCAGCGTCGTCAAGATCGATATCGTTATAGTAGAC is a window from the Dickeya lacustris genome containing:
- a CDS encoding ferritin-like domain-containing protein; translation: MNLNQQNIQQDLEKTFREHGYVKLTSHKDLAHELDDIRDLLQKAMVLEHAVIPPYLTMLYTVNDDIDPRVPEVIHSVVVEEMLHFVLAGNLLNAVGGTPDISSPAFLPDYPSALPFGIEDLEIQLHPFSQHAIHQAMQIEHPKYVRPEVVASHVCSDMSIGEYYIYIESRLRAAVESFGEKAVFCGDPTRQIVTEQFCHGSYGELHPITDLDSAVKALRQICDQGEGSPHNIWQGDENDVPHYYRFNEIYCERMYTHGDTIASGPTGDPLTIEWDKAVRTHSAAKITDYPEGELRKAITRFNRRYCEVLENLELALRGRPLKLTPAIMAMGALREDFRAIVNHPFPGDSAYHAAPTFEYTPPPPPRFQAKSQAVTFANNQSTLEKLAQAYAAGDLQMALACLSEQLVWDMTGPVDVPYTGVFYGHEGFTRFWSLMSQTVEFSSEVVEKVFFSDNQAMAYGSQQGITRSTRVPYSYDWAIRYEFTEDHRIRLMRNYFNPMKIQAALAATPPKPRSFINK
- a CDS encoding PTS ascorbate transporter subunit IIC, with translation MDILLSLVKTPAVIIAIVAFLGLLFQRAPLSRLITGTFLSFIGFTMIKVGGSILMKVLTAFSSLFSHAFHIAGVVPSNEAIMAATLDKVGATAALILLFAMLVNILLARFTRLKYIYLSLHLVLFMAFAFTAVLMPFHLTHTTMVALSSLLIGLYMAASPYILSHFSRRIIGSNEYAISHAAISSYVLGSYLGKWFGNKTRDTEQLALSQRVDFLREPNVATLLTMLVLLLLSCLFATRPQIHEAMTMVYGAGAADKNAVIFILEQAATFACGLYLAKAGVNLFTAEIVPAFKGFANVFAPGAVPAVDVMVLFTKAPNATLIGFLVSFSVELVCILLFPLVGLPIIVPGIMASFITGGAAAIFGNATGGVRGAILASSVNGLLLCVLPALTLPLFSHLGAQGVTFADPDFTLPSLLLDGILRLFR
- a CDS encoding phenolic acid decarboxylase, which gives rise to MNSFDKQDLSGFVGKHLVYTYDNGWNYELYVKNDHTLDYRIHSGIVGNRWVKDQRVFIARVARDVYKMSWTEPTGTDVSLIINLADNIFHGTIFFPRWVINNPEKTVCFQNDHIPLMESYRAAGPAYPTEVIDEFATITLVRDCGENDDTVINCPASELPANFPDSLRS
- a CDS encoding methyl-accepting chemotaxis protein — protein: MSAFVNYVRNLKIAHKLYGGFGVVLLLVMLASALSSVRFFTIRDLYIKSAIMNEMGDFIDLTRIARIKFTYTLNNDNLANLNKYLEQARQLNEKARALRWEGDYQQQLNAVAQDFSDYTRQLERIKASAQAVAQAREQTASDPLAGVDAAFYATVSDPALLRHYHQTSVRYWQLVDYAHQLQKDNSEASFKAMQGAYTAAKKAFDELNAQLPPQERERVRELGYHIERYNQISVKYNESVTQLKEADTALRTTGDKLINDITMMLNTLSSRNNEVINNAVLYTTLFGLAAMVLGVLIAWSVTRQITRPLMANLKLAEQIAAGDLTTTVVVARHDELGKLTHAMMVMTDRLRQLIADIRHSVDSVASAASQIAAGNHDLSSRTEQQSSAIVETAASMEQLTATVKNNADNARHASQIAEQASDNADRGGAIIHDVIQTMADISGSSKRISDITTVINGIAFQTNILALNAAVEAARAGEQGRGFAVVAGEVRNLAQRSAQAAKEIESLISESVTRVNTGTVLVSDAGHAMDELMASVKRVHDIMGEITSASDEQSRGITQIGAAVAEMDTTTQQNAAMVQQSSAAANALEEEAAKLSERVAVFRVSPQEASGVVSARAPHRVASATRTASLPASTASGLQDKDNWSSF
- a CDS encoding LysR family transcriptional regulator, with protein sequence MKTTLEQWILLQAVVELGGFAAAAQAFNRSQSSVSYQLALMQERLGVSLLEPAGRKAVLTAAGQQLLTQAAPLLIAFQALEMRAEGLTRGERARIDLIVDSVFPKSALFAALREFQQHYPHTQVHLSEVLRSESQAQRLDRQADIWLLSHPWDGLNQGRLLMEMAFVAVARADHPLHQLASPLSYQALKRYPLIEILDRQQQNDSQRKPVSAENWTFTTVEAAIEAVMHGVGYGWLPEPRIASWLASGELRPLALAQGGRRFTPLYLVVEEENQPGDAAVVMLANLLIQAASPGAPRAIAPETIPSEATLSETISSEAIASETLKK
- a CDS encoding MerR family transcriptional regulator, coding for MTTYSISEFSARCGVNAVTLRAWQRRYGLLSPKRTEGGHRVYDDADLIEVGIILSWIQKGVPIGQIKRLLEGQSVSTGQGNTDLQDALLTPLQSGELSRLRSLLYETGREYPSDYLVEKVLRPLRARLASPQETIQTLHHLLDSVIISYCAFCLEGARKRAGTDVIVAGWQLQDTTEVWLEALRRTPSSQRCSVVPQSLTYPRPELMPGCSWLLVNAQPLTAEQHHQHQQWLAANHRIELVILSQQEVA
- a CDS encoding nuclear transport factor 2 family protein; amino-acid sequence: MTTSPELQAIIQFYRQLDICTPVQLAAFYHQDVVLQDPLGQHHGLMQLCNYFNGLLANTAYCRFDVHRVLSEGQRATLLWRMDYAHPRLRRGAALTLEGCSWLEYDHARIRWQQDFYDMGALLYEQLPIIGPAIRMLKTRLTP